A region from the Azospirillum thiophilum genome encodes:
- a CDS encoding AraC family transcriptional regulator: MPADPLSDVLSILKPRTYVAGGFDLGGDWSVQFEVHSGVKYFALVSGAAWIAIDGEAAPIPLEAGDCVLLPHGKRFIIAKDLALQPHSFRALPESEWSGGIATVNGGGGTMMLGGHFAFSDAHTDMLLGTMPPVVRLRDDSDKAGLRWALDRMRQELTGTQPGRLLVVQQLAHLMLVQALRLYLSHGAGQGAGWLFALGDPKVGAAIRMMHADPGARWTLPMLAEQAGMSRSKFASRFKAVAGTSPIDYLTRWRMLLAKDRLAKGNEQVGAIAISLGYESEAAFSTAFKRVMGYPPRKHLGRA, encoded by the coding sequence ATGCCGGCAGATCCGCTTTCCGATGTCCTGTCGATCCTTAAGCCCCGAACCTATGTGGCGGGCGGCTTCGATCTGGGCGGCGACTGGTCGGTTCAATTCGAGGTCCACAGCGGCGTCAAATATTTCGCACTGGTGTCGGGGGCTGCCTGGATCGCCATCGACGGCGAGGCGGCTCCGATACCGCTGGAGGCGGGGGATTGCGTTCTGCTGCCGCATGGAAAGCGGTTCATCATTGCCAAGGATCTCGCCCTCCAGCCTCATTCTTTCCGTGCGCTGCCGGAATCCGAGTGGAGCGGCGGCATCGCGACCGTGAATGGCGGCGGCGGCACGATGATGCTCGGCGGGCATTTCGCCTTTTCCGACGCGCACACCGACATGCTGCTCGGAACCATGCCGCCGGTCGTCCGCCTGCGGGACGACAGCGACAAGGCGGGGCTGCGCTGGGCGCTGGACCGGATGCGGCAGGAACTCACCGGCACGCAGCCCGGCAGGCTTCTCGTCGTGCAACAGCTCGCCCATCTGATGCTGGTGCAGGCTTTGCGGCTCTATCTGTCCCATGGCGCCGGGCAGGGGGCCGGGTGGTTGTTCGCGCTGGGCGATCCGAAGGTCGGCGCGGCGATCCGGATGATGCACGCGGATCCGGGCGCTCGCTGGACCCTGCCGATGCTCGCGGAGCAGGCGGGAATGTCCCGTTCCAAGTTCGCTTCGAGGTTCAAGGCCGTCGCGGGCACCTCGCCGATCGATTACCTGACCCGATGGCGGATGCTCCTGGCCAAGGATCGTCTGGCCAAGGGAAACGAGCAGGTCGGCGCCATCGCCATTTCGCTGGGCTACGAGTCGGAGGCCGCGTTCAGTACCGCCTTCAAGCGCGTGATGGGCTATCCGCCTCGGAAACACCTCGGTCGGGCCTGA
- a CDS encoding AMP-binding protein has translation MTRHADIAPAPAAPNAAGGTQSLERAIALLRAVAAAGTGGARLADLMTGVGLSKATAHRLLTALARDGLVDQDARSRRYHLGPDLVALGDLAALRHRPAPPPPLRPPEAAIPEPANAEPPLAESIPPEPALPVPLVRASAFLRPEYRGDAIALATLLCDRHVRAADGARAALLHESVAGQTTELSFARLARDSARFASVLAGMGVGQGDRVAVLLPKGSELLITALAIWRLGGIYMPLFTTYTTSAVAYRLADSDARAIVTNGFLRRKVPRDNSRPVVTVEGDEAFGPDAVPFWSSLHEAAPRAEVARYRESDAFALIYTSESEPTPLGVPLPVKALSGIEQYMRIGLDLRDDDIYWNMADPGWAYGAYYGLVGPLLLGRTTIFCDGPYDVRQGYRMLTKFGVTNLTAAPSQIRAWHGADPGVSHQLALRILSVVGEPLPPDLIAWANRTVKVPLLDQYGQRETGIFIVNRYDPEGIGRYDADGTEGGDAAQPPSGSLGRPMPGFRVVVLDPDGREAPVGGVGEIAIDVDHSPLFWFESYANDPERTARRFRHGRRYYLTGDWAFLDTDGNIHYRGRASDAIQMQQGE, from the coding sequence ATGACCCGCCATGCCGACATCGCCCCCGCTCCGGCCGCCCCGAACGCCGCGGGCGGCACCCAAAGCCTGGAACGCGCCATCGCCCTGCTGCGCGCGGTCGCCGCCGCCGGGACCGGCGGCGCCCGGCTGGCCGACCTGATGACCGGCGTCGGCCTGTCGAAGGCGACGGCGCACCGGCTGCTGACGGCGCTGGCGCGCGACGGGCTGGTGGACCAGGATGCCCGCAGCAGGCGCTATCACCTGGGGCCGGATCTGGTGGCACTGGGCGATCTGGCGGCCTTGCGGCACCGCCCTGCCCCCCCTCCCCCGCTCCGCCCGCCGGAAGCGGCAATTCCGGAACCGGCGAATGCGGAACCACCGCTTGCCGAGTCGATCCCGCCGGAGCCGGCCCTTCCGGTGCCGCTGGTCCGCGCCTCCGCCTTCCTGCGGCCGGAATATCGCGGCGACGCCATCGCGCTGGCGACGCTGCTGTGCGACCGCCATGTCCGCGCCGCCGACGGCGCGCGGGCGGCGCTGCTGCATGAAAGCGTGGCGGGACAGACGACGGAGCTGAGCTTCGCCCGGCTGGCCCGCGATTCGGCGCGCTTCGCCAGCGTGCTTGCCGGGATGGGGGTGGGACAGGGCGACCGGGTGGCGGTGCTGCTGCCCAAGGGATCGGAGCTGCTGATCACCGCGCTGGCGATCTGGCGGCTGGGCGGGATCTACATGCCGCTGTTCACCACCTACACCACGTCGGCGGTCGCCTACCGGCTGGCCGACAGCGACGCGCGGGCCATCGTCACCAACGGCTTCCTGCGCCGCAAGGTGCCGCGCGACAACAGCCGCCCGGTGGTGACGGTCGAGGGCGACGAGGCGTTCGGCCCCGACGCCGTGCCCTTCTGGTCGTCACTGCACGAGGCGGCGCCGCGGGCGGAGGTGGCACGCTACCGGGAAAGCGATGCCTTCGCCCTGATCTACACCTCGGAATCGGAACCGACGCCGCTCGGCGTCCCGCTGCCGGTCAAGGCGCTGTCGGGAATCGAACAGTACATGCGCATCGGCCTCGACCTGCGCGACGACGACATCTATTGGAACATGGCCGATCCCGGCTGGGCCTATGGCGCCTATTACGGGCTGGTCGGGCCGCTGCTGCTGGGGCGGACGACGATCTTCTGCGACGGCCCCTACGACGTGCGGCAGGGCTACCGGATGCTGACCAAGTTCGGCGTCACCAACCTGACGGCGGCACCGTCGCAGATCCGCGCCTGGCACGGCGCCGATCCCGGCGTGTCGCACCAACTCGCCCTGCGCATCCTGTCGGTGGTGGGCGAGCCGCTGCCGCCCGACCTGATCGCCTGGGCCAACCGGACGGTGAAGGTGCCGCTGCTCGACCAGTATGGCCAGCGCGAGACCGGCATCTTCATCGTCAACCGCTACGACCCCGAAGGGATCGGCCGTTACGATGCGGACGGGACGGAAGGGGGCGACGCCGCCCAGCCGCCCAGCGGCTCGCTCGGCCGGCCGATGCCGGGCTTCCGCGTCGTCGTCCTCGACCCCGACGGGCGGGAGGCGCCGGTGGGCGGGGTCGGCGAGATCGCCATCGACGTCGACCACTCGCCGCTGTTCTGGTTCGAATCCTACGCCAACGACCCGGAGCGGACCGCCCGGCGCTTCCGCCACGGCCGGCGCTATTACCTGACCGGCGACTGGGCCTTCCTGGACACCGACGGCAACATCCACTATCGCGGCCGGGCGTCGGACGCGATCCAGATGCAGCAGGGCGAATAG
- a CDS encoding TetR/AcrR family transcriptional regulator, whose protein sequence is MEAKTKNRESWLAAAFAALAEGGVDKVRVELLAKTLKVTKGSFYWHFRDRTDLMGALLESWKLGRIAAIKEQTRLDGREPARQLRDMLALYGGSKPRGMAIELAVRDWARRDPDAERIIAEVDRERLHSVAGLFAALGLPADQAFARAYLFYAFAFGQGLLAPAAAADRAELVRAICADVLVPEARAAE, encoded by the coding sequence ATGGAAGCCAAAACGAAGAACCGCGAGTCCTGGCTGGCCGCCGCCTTCGCGGCGCTGGCCGAAGGCGGCGTCGACAAGGTGCGGGTGGAACTGCTGGCCAAGACCCTGAAAGTCACCAAGGGCAGCTTCTACTGGCATTTCCGCGACCGCACCGACCTGATGGGCGCGCTGCTGGAGAGCTGGAAGCTGGGCCGCATCGCCGCGATCAAGGAACAGACCCGGCTGGACGGGCGCGAGCCTGCGCGGCAGTTGCGCGACATGCTGGCGCTCTATGGCGGCAGCAAGCCGCGCGGCATGGCGATCGAGCTGGCGGTGCGCGACTGGGCGCGGCGCGACCCCGACGCCGAGCGCATCATCGCCGAGGTCGACCGCGAGCGCCTGCACAGCGTCGCCGGCCTGTTCGCGGCGCTCGGCCTGCCGGCCGACCAGGCCTTCGCCCGCGCCTACCTGTTCTATGCCTTCGCCTTCGGCCAGGGCCTGCTCGCCCCCGCCGCGGCCGCCGACCGGGCCGAGTTGGTGCGCGCGATCTGCGCCGACGTGCTGGTGCCGGAGGCGCGGGCGGCGGAATAG
- a CDS encoding long-chain fatty acid--CoA ligase has product MAANTVSPTASPSGLPDLSVHDTLPKLVALHARDHGGDIAMREKDFGIWRSFTWADVQARVRGFALGMTKIGVVPGEVVGLLGDNRPDWVMGEIATHAVRGYSLGIYRDALDEEVAYLITYADVKVVFAEDEEQVDKLLNLADRLPTLQHIIYSDPRGMRKYHDPRLMPVTDLIRMGEELHARQPDLYDRMVAETKGEEVAILCTTSGTTSNPKMAMLPAGRLIRHVASYLSADPKGPEDEYVSVLPLSWIMEQVYAVGMSMVSRMRVNFVEEAETMMHDFREIGPSFVLFAPRLWEAIAADVRARMMDASPFKQKMYDLGMKLGLEALAKGQRSALADRILFTALRDRLGFTNLKSAATGGAALGPDTFKFFQALGVPLRQIYGQTETMGAYTVHRGTDVDFDTVGVPFDGGIEVKVIDPDHNGVGEIVTRHPNMFAGYYRNESATVADMRDGWMHTGDAGFFDKKGHLVIIDRIKDIATTARGDRFSPQFIENKLKFSPYVAEAVILGDKRDYLSAIVCIRFSIVSKWAEKNRIAFTTYSDLASRPEVYELLRSEVERVNQTLPEYQRISKFLLLYKELDADDGELTRTRKVRRGVVAEKYGTIIDSIYAGQPRIDVDTTIAFQDGTKQRIRTTLTVIDLVPAAAKKPQPVAA; this is encoded by the coding sequence ATGGCCGCAAACACCGTTTCCCCCACCGCTTCCCCCTCCGGCTTGCCCGATCTCTCCGTCCACGACACGCTGCCGAAGCTGGTGGCATTGCACGCCCGCGACCATGGCGGCGACATCGCCATGCGCGAGAAGGATTTCGGCATCTGGCGCAGCTTCACCTGGGCCGATGTGCAGGCCCGGGTCCGCGGCTTCGCGCTCGGCATGACCAAGATCGGCGTCGTGCCGGGCGAGGTGGTCGGGCTGCTGGGCGACAACCGCCCCGACTGGGTGATGGGCGAGATCGCGACCCATGCGGTGCGCGGCTACAGCCTGGGCATCTACCGCGACGCGCTGGACGAGGAGGTCGCCTACCTCATCACCTATGCCGACGTGAAGGTGGTGTTCGCCGAGGACGAGGAGCAGGTCGACAAGCTGCTGAACCTCGCCGACCGGCTGCCGACGTTGCAGCACATCATCTATTCCGACCCGCGCGGCATGCGCAAATACCATGACCCGCGCCTGATGCCGGTCACCGACCTGATCCGCATGGGCGAGGAGCTGCATGCCCGGCAGCCGGACCTCTACGACCGCATGGTTGCGGAGACGAAGGGCGAGGAGGTCGCCATCCTCTGCACCACGTCGGGCACCACCTCCAACCCGAAGATGGCGATGCTGCCGGCCGGGCGGCTGATCCGCCATGTCGCCAGCTACCTGTCGGCCGATCCCAAGGGGCCGGAGGACGAGTATGTCTCGGTCCTGCCGCTGTCCTGGATCATGGAGCAGGTCTATGCGGTCGGCATGAGCATGGTGTCGCGGATGCGCGTGAACTTCGTCGAGGAAGCCGAGACGATGATGCACGACTTCCGCGAGATCGGGCCGAGCTTCGTCCTGTTCGCGCCGCGCCTGTGGGAGGCCATCGCCGCCGACGTGCGCGCCCGGATGATGGACGCCTCGCCCTTCAAGCAGAAGATGTACGATCTCGGCATGAAGCTCGGGCTGGAGGCGCTGGCCAAGGGGCAGCGGTCGGCGCTGGCCGACAGGATCCTGTTCACCGCGCTGCGCGACCGGCTGGGCTTCACCAACCTGAAATCGGCGGCGACCGGCGGTGCCGCGCTCGGCCCCGACACCTTCAAGTTCTTCCAGGCGCTGGGCGTGCCGCTGCGCCAGATCTACGGCCAGACCGAGACGATGGGTGCCTACACCGTCCATCGCGGTACCGACGTGGATTTCGACACCGTCGGCGTGCCGTTCGACGGCGGCATCGAGGTGAAGGTGATCGACCCCGACCACAATGGCGTCGGCGAGATCGTCACCCGCCATCCCAACATGTTCGCCGGCTATTACCGCAACGAGAGCGCGACCGTCGCCGACATGCGGGACGGCTGGATGCACACCGGCGATGCCGGCTTCTTCGACAAGAAGGGGCATCTGGTCATCATCGATCGCATCAAGGACATCGCCACCACCGCCCGCGGCGACCGCTTCAGCCCGCAGTTCATCGAGAACAAGCTGAAATTCAGCCCCTATGTCGCCGAGGCGGTGATCCTGGGCGACAAGCGCGACTACCTGTCGGCGATCGTCTGCATCCGCTTCTCCATCGTGTCGAAATGGGCGGAAAAGAACCGCATCGCCTTCACCACATATTCCGATCTGGCGTCGAGGCCGGAGGTGTACGAGCTGCTGCGCAGCGAGGTGGAGCGGGTCAACCAGACGCTTCCCGAATATCAGCGCATCTCCAAGTTCCTGCTGCTCTACAAGGAGCTGGACGCCGATGACGGCGAGCTGACCCGCACCCGCAAGGTGCGGCGCGGCGTGGTCGCCGAGAAGTATGGCACCATCATCGACAGCATCTATGCCGGCCAGCCGAGGATCGACGTCGACACGACGATCGCCTTCCAGGACGGCACCAAGCAGCGCATCCGCACCACGCTGACCGTCATCGACCTCGTGCCTGCCGCGGCGAAGAAGCCGCAGCCGGTGGCGGCTTAA
- a CDS encoding ABC transporter ATP-binding protein: MSGAPVAPHPGPAQNSPATQATTQAETIFEARGVNLRFGGVHALTDVSFGIRKGELFSIIGPNGAGKTSMVNCISGRYRPTDGKVYFKGRDVTGMTPNHRASLGIGRTFQNLALFGHMTVLDNIMVGRHHLLKNNFLTGPLYWLTGARKEELSHRREVEEIIDFLEIQHVRKATAGTLSYGLRKRVELARAIALKPDLILLDEPMAGMNLEEKEDMARYIVDLNEEFGMTVVMIEHDMGVVMDISHRVMVLEFGKKIAEGRPEEVLADPRVRRAYLGEDDDEEAPAAAHQQPPRKEVA; this comes from the coding sequence ATGTCAGGCGCGCCCGTCGCACCACACCCCGGCCCTGCCCAAAATTCGCCCGCCACCCAGGCGACTACCCAGGCGGAGACCATCTTCGAGGCTCGGGGCGTCAATCTGCGCTTCGGGGGCGTCCATGCGCTGACCGACGTCAGTTTCGGCATCCGCAAGGGCGAGTTGTTCTCGATCATCGGCCCGAACGGGGCCGGCAAGACCTCGATGGTCAACTGCATCTCCGGCCGCTACCGGCCGACCGATGGCAAGGTCTATTTCAAGGGACGCGACGTGACGGGGATGACCCCGAACCATCGCGCCTCGCTCGGCATCGGCCGCACCTTCCAGAATCTGGCGCTGTTCGGGCACATGACCGTGCTCGACAACATCATGGTCGGTCGCCACCACCTGCTGAAGAACAATTTCCTGACCGGCCCGCTCTATTGGCTGACCGGCGCCCGCAAGGAGGAGCTGTCCCACCGCCGCGAGGTGGAGGAGATCATCGACTTCCTCGAAATCCAGCATGTCCGCAAGGCCACCGCCGGCACCCTGTCCTATGGCCTGCGCAAGCGGGTGGAGCTGGCCCGCGCCATCGCGCTGAAGCCGGACCTGATCCTGCTGGACGAGCCGATGGCCGGCATGAACCTGGAAGAGAAGGAGGACATGGCCCGCTACATCGTCGACCTGAACGAGGAGTTCGGCATGACCGTCGTCATGATCGAGCATGACATGGGCGTGGTCATGGACATCTCGCACCGGGTGATGGTGCTGGAATTCGGCAAGAAGATCGCCGAAGGCAGGCCGGAGGAGGTTCTGGCCGACCCCCGCGTCCGCCGCGCCTATCTGGGCGAGGACGACGACGAGGAGGCGCCCGCCGCCGCCCACCAGCAGCCCCCCCGCAAGGAGGTCGCGTGA
- a CDS encoding branched-chain amino acid ABC transporter permease yields the protein MTLLFQLLVNGLIVGALYGVVAMSFVLIYKASRIVNFAQGEFLLIGAWTCWWLLTSWQLPFWIGFPITLVFMLAFGVILQIIVLRPMIGEPIISVIMVTIGLSIVFQAAMKWMFGVFAKPFPQIFASPTTNLFGLEVQTVYVMSLLISILIMAGFGWFFKYSRTGLAMRATAFDQQVAQSLGISVRHMFAMSWAISAMVSAVAGVTVGVVNGVSSALSFFGIKVFPAVILGGLDSIIGAVVGGLIVGVLENMAHYLDSQWLNWGNMYEIAPFYVLIAILMIKPYGLFGTKDIERV from the coding sequence ATGACCCTTCTGTTCCAGCTTCTCGTCAACGGACTGATCGTCGGCGCGCTGTACGGCGTGGTCGCCATGTCCTTCGTGCTGATCTACAAGGCCAGCCGCATCGTCAACTTCGCGCAGGGCGAATTCCTGCTGATCGGCGCCTGGACCTGCTGGTGGCTGCTGACCAGCTGGCAGCTGCCCTTCTGGATCGGCTTCCCGATCACGCTGGTCTTCATGCTGGCCTTCGGCGTCATCCTGCAGATCATCGTGCTGCGGCCGATGATCGGCGAACCGATCATCTCGGTCATCATGGTGACCATCGGCCTGTCGATCGTCTTCCAGGCGGCGATGAAGTGGATGTTCGGCGTCTTCGCCAAGCCCTTCCCGCAGATCTTCGCCAGCCCGACCACCAACCTGTTCGGGCTGGAGGTGCAGACCGTCTACGTCATGTCCTTGCTGATCTCGATCCTGATCATGGCGGGCTTCGGCTGGTTCTTCAAATATTCGCGCACCGGTCTCGCCATGCGGGCCACCGCCTTCGACCAGCAGGTGGCGCAGTCGCTGGGCATCTCGGTCCGCCACATGTTCGCGATGAGTTGGGCGATCTCCGCCATGGTTTCGGCGGTGGCCGGCGTCACGGTGGGCGTGGTCAACGGCGTGTCGTCGGCCCTGTCCTTCTTCGGCATCAAGGTGTTCCCGGCGGTGATCCTGGGCGGTCTCGACAGCATCATCGGCGCGGTGGTCGGCGGCCTGATCGTCGGCGTGCTGGAGAACATGGCGCACTATCTGGACAGCCAGTGGCTGAACTGGGGCAACATGTACGAGATCGCGCCCTTCTACGTCCTGATCGCCATCCTGATGATCAAGCCTTACGGCCTGTTCGGCACCAAAGACATCGAGCGCGTGTGA
- a CDS encoding Lrp/AsnC ligand binding domain-containing protein produces MDRSLDSTDLKILRELQEDGRLSNVELARRINLSPAACLERVKRLQGDGVIQRYVALLDPHRLEAGMLVFVEVVLDRTTPDNFDDFKATVLRMPQIMECHMVAGGFDYLVKARVRDMNEYRLFLGELLSTARGVRETHTYAVMEEVKSVTAIPLDGLSRP; encoded by the coding sequence ATGGACCGCAGCCTCGATTCCACCGATCTCAAGATCCTGCGCGAACTGCAGGAGGATGGGCGCCTCAGCAACGTCGAGCTGGCGCGCCGCATCAATCTCAGCCCGGCCGCCTGCCTGGAACGGGTGAAGCGGCTGCAGGGCGACGGGGTCATCCAGCGCTATGTCGCGCTGCTCGACCCGCATCGTCTGGAGGCCGGGATGCTGGTCTTCGTCGAAGTGGTGCTGGACCGTACGACACCCGACAATTTCGACGACTTCAAGGCCACCGTGCTGCGCATGCCGCAGATCATGGAATGCCACATGGTCGCCGGCGGCTTCGACTATCTGGTCAAGGCGCGGGTGCGCGACATGAACGAGTACCGGCTGTTCCTGGGCGAACTGCTGTCGACCGCGCGCGGTGTCCGCGAAACCCACACTTACGCCGTGATGGAAGAGGTCAAGAGCGTCACCGCCATCCCGCTGGACGGCCTGTCGCGCCCCTGA
- a CDS encoding methyl-accepting chemotaxis protein produces the protein MRVNTPITDCEVHLTDGVPLVSRTDTGGRITFVNRAFVEISGFDEQELIGAPHSIVRHPHMPKEAFADLWATVKTGRPWEGLVKNRTKAGDFYWVRANVTPVIENGVVAGYISIRSKPSLDEVRSAEALYAAMRDGLATVELVEGMLVRRNRAGRAAATACASLSGRLFAVFGLLILAMLLAGWLGLDGMAGSNRSLRTVYEDRTVPAYQIGEIENRARDSRQQLTDLTADLQAGKSAADLAAMEAEVAANGGVMQRLLTEYLATYLTPEEAVLAERFKPLVAAYLEKGIAPALALARERNAAALDAHLRSIVRPAFADLHRVSVALLDLQIRVAREEFDKAEADYTVRFVQIAVAVLASCLLAALFGLLILRTVRRPLEVLERTFERIAQGAFTDQMAAIAVPEFRRVATELNAMKAKLAYNIHENHETEQRQKAQTRQALLETCKSIESDLDATWIGVELASNRAGDGIRHLMEALGVVRENTMVVSAASEQASANAQSVAAATEQLNSSGREIARQAARSSEVARRAVDNARGSASAIGRMEVATGEIAKVAGLINQIAGQTNLLALNATIEAARAGEAGKGFAVVAGEVKQLADQTARATGEIARQIDQLRQAVGGGVSAIQTVISVIEEIEEAASATAVAVEQQSAANAEIGRSAGNSAGGAVQVSGSVLHIRDQTDGITGIATDVRRRMTDTQTAVADLKRRLVIALRQSVAGDRRVSDRIPCEEPVGLTVDGQRLSATMLDLSLDGLLVDLKGMSDLAEQTRLTVTLRNAGDLPAIVAGASDLGLHLAFDDLTDTQADRLERAYRAMIEADSAIIRQAQDAAAALATALEGALSTGGIGEEALFSTDLSTIPGSEPEQCLAPFTDLTDRLFPAVQEAVLASNPRFQFCAAVNAVGYLPTHNARYSEPQRPGDAVWNASHCRNRRVFADRSGLAAARNTRAFLLQAYRRDMGGGQTVRLKEVDVPITVRGRHWGNLRLAYMP, from the coding sequence ATGCGTGTCAACACACCGATCACCGACTGCGAAGTCCACCTGACCGATGGGGTTCCCCTGGTGTCGCGCACCGACACCGGCGGGCGCATCACCTTCGTGAACCGGGCCTTCGTCGAGATCAGCGGCTTCGACGAGCAGGAGTTGATCGGTGCACCGCACAGCATCGTCCGCCATCCCCACATGCCGAAGGAGGCATTCGCCGACCTGTGGGCGACGGTGAAGACCGGACGACCCTGGGAAGGGCTGGTCAAGAACCGCACCAAGGCCGGCGATTTCTATTGGGTGCGTGCCAACGTCACGCCGGTGATCGAGAACGGTGTGGTCGCCGGCTACATCTCCATCCGGTCCAAGCCGTCGCTGGACGAGGTGCGGTCGGCGGAGGCGCTCTATGCCGCCATGCGCGACGGGCTTGCCACGGTGGAACTGGTCGAAGGGATGCTGGTGCGGCGCAACCGTGCCGGCCGTGCCGCCGCCACCGCCTGCGCCAGCCTGTCCGGGCGCCTGTTCGCGGTGTTCGGGCTGCTGATCCTGGCGATGCTGCTGGCGGGCTGGCTCGGGTTGGACGGCATGGCCGGGTCCAACCGGTCGCTGCGCACGGTCTATGAGGACCGCACCGTTCCGGCCTACCAGATCGGCGAGATCGAGAACCGCGCCCGCGACAGCCGGCAGCAGCTGACCGATCTCACAGCCGACCTGCAGGCCGGGAAGAGCGCCGCCGACCTCGCCGCGATGGAGGCGGAGGTCGCCGCCAACGGCGGCGTCATGCAGCGGCTGCTGACCGAGTATCTCGCCACCTACCTGACGCCGGAGGAGGCCGTCCTTGCCGAGAGGTTCAAGCCGCTGGTCGCGGCCTATCTCGAGAAGGGGATTGCCCCGGCCCTGGCCCTGGCGCGGGAGCGGAACGCCGCGGCGCTGGACGCCCATCTGCGCAGCATTGTCCGGCCGGCCTTCGCCGACCTGCATCGGGTGTCGGTTGCGCTGCTCGACCTGCAAATCCGGGTGGCGCGGGAGGAATTCGACAAGGCGGAGGCCGATTACACCGTCCGCTTCGTCCAGATCGCGGTTGCGGTGCTGGCGAGCTGCCTGCTGGCGGCCCTGTTCGGCCTGCTGATCCTGCGCACGGTTCGCCGGCCGCTGGAGGTGCTGGAACGGACCTTCGAACGCATCGCCCAGGGGGCCTTCACCGACCAGATGGCCGCCATCGCCGTGCCGGAGTTCCGCCGCGTCGCCACCGAGCTGAACGCGATGAAGGCGAAGCTCGCCTACAACATCCATGAGAATCACGAAACCGAGCAGCGGCAGAAGGCGCAGACCCGCCAGGCCCTGCTGGAAACCTGCAAGTCGATCGAGAGCGACCTGGACGCCACCTGGATCGGGGTGGAGTTGGCGAGCAACCGTGCCGGCGACGGCATCCGCCACCTGATGGAGGCGCTCGGCGTGGTGCGCGAGAACACGATGGTGGTCTCCGCCGCCTCCGAACAGGCCAGCGCCAACGCCCAGTCGGTCGCCGCCGCGACGGAGCAGCTCAACTCGTCCGGCCGGGAGATCGCGCGGCAGGCCGCCCGCTCCAGCGAGGTGGCGCGGCGCGCGGTCGACAATGCCCGCGGCTCCGCCTCCGCCATCGGCCGGATGGAGGTCGCGACCGGGGAGATCGCCAAGGTCGCCGGCCTGATCAACCAGATCGCCGGCCAGACCAACCTGCTGGCGCTGAACGCCACCATCGAGGCCGCCCGCGCCGGGGAGGCCGGCAAGGGCTTCGCCGTGGTGGCGGGCGAGGTCAAGCAGCTCGCCGACCAGACCGCGCGGGCGACCGGCGAGATCGCCCGCCAGATCGACCAGCTGAGGCAGGCGGTCGGCGGCGGCGTGTCGGCGATCCAGACCGTCATTTCCGTGATCGAGGAGATCGAAGAGGCGGCGTCCGCCACCGCCGTCGCGGTGGAGCAGCAATCCGCCGCCAATGCCGAGATCGGGCGCAGCGCCGGCAATTCCGCCGGGGGCGCCGTGCAGGTGTCGGGCAGCGTGCTGCACATCCGCGACCAGACCGACGGGATCACCGGCATCGCCACCGATGTCCGCCGCCGCATGACCGACACCCAGACCGCGGTGGCCGACCTGAAGCGCCGCCTTGTCATCGCGCTGCGCCAGTCGGTGGCCGGCGACCGCCGCGTCTCCGACCGCATCCCGTGCGAGGAGCCGGTCGGCCTGACCGTGGACGGCCAGCGCCTGTCCGCCACCATGCTGGACCTGTCGCTCGACGGGCTGCTGGTGGACCTGAAGGGGATGTCCGATCTGGCCGAGCAGACGCGGCTGACCGTGACCCTGCGCAATGCCGGCGACCTGCCGGCCATCGTCGCCGGCGCCAGCGACCTCGGCCTGCATCTTGCCTTCGACGATCTGACGGACACCCAGGCCGACCGGCTGGAGCGCGCCTACCGGGCGATGATCGAGGCCGATTCCGCCATCATCCGCCAGGCGCAGGACGCCGCGGCGGCGCTGGCGACGGCCCTGGAAGGCGCCCTGTCGACCGGCGGCATCGGCGAGGAGGCGCTGTTCTCCACCGACCTCTCCACCATTCCCGGCAGCGAGCCGGAACAATGCCTTGCCCCCTTCACCGACCTGACCGACCGCCTGTTCCCGGCGGTCCAGGAGGCGGTCCTGGCGTCCAACCCGCGCTTCCAGTTCTGCGCGGCGGTCAATGCCGTCGGCTATCTGCCGACCCACAACGCCCGCTATTCCGAACCGCAGCGGCCGGGCGATGCGGTGTGGAACGCCTCCCACTGCCGCAACCGCCGGGTCTTCGCCGACCGTTCCGGCCTTGCCGCGGCGCGCAACACCCGCGCCTTCCTGCTGCAGGCCTACCGCCGCGACATGGGCGGCGGACAGACGGTGCGGCTGAAGGAGGTCGATGTGCCCATCACCGTGCGCGGCCGGCATTGGGGCAATCTGCGGCTGGCCTACATGCCGTGA
- a CDS encoding EthD domain-containing protein: protein MIKIILGFKRRQGMSLQEFKDYRRDVHAPLLFAIPEAKKIRRFVVSYPVSAPRFPEPSYDAVVEAWFDSLEDMNDLYFCENFRTKVDPDHANFIDLASVGRVISEEIVVIE from the coding sequence ATGATCAAGATCATCCTGGGCTTTAAGCGCCGGCAGGGAATGAGCCTGCAGGAATTCAAGGACTATCGCCGCGATGTTCACGCACCTCTTCTTTTCGCCATCCCCGAAGCGAAGAAGATTCGCCGGTTCGTCGTCTCCTATCCGGTTTCCGCCCCGCGCTTCCCCGAACCCAGCTACGACGCCGTGGTCGAGGCGTGGTTCGACAGCCTGGAGGACATGAACGACCTCTATTTCTGCGAGAATTTCCGGACGAAGGTCGATCCGGACCATGCGAACTTCATCGACCTGGCTTCCGTGGGACGGGTGATCTCGGAAGAGATCGTGGTCATCGAATGA